A genomic segment from Bacteroidia bacterium encodes:
- a CDS encoding outer membrane protein transport protein yields MSFKGKTFTFLLSMLAGCNAVFAGGFQVNLQGQKATGMGHTGTGSARDASALLFNPGALAFMDSVNSIIFGSSFIIPKIAYREPWPGDYTAQNELHVGTPFSLYAAFKLKPQHHFMLGLAVYTPFGSRSEWPSDWKGQFLIREINLKTIFIQPTISYRIDDKMGVGLGVIYATGGFGLRKGVPVQDSSGNYGEGTLDGAARGFGMNVGFFYRLTPSLTAGINLRSAVKVEVKNGSASFEVPSSLEEYFPATTFRTSLTLPPVVTAGFGWRADSAWSFAADMNYVAWRTYDSLRIDFEENTDKLKDISSARMYHNSYIFRVGAEWKIKNGHALRMGAYYDMTPVPDGYLTPETPDADKTGITCGATIKMGQKVNLDLSFLYIEGQERTDTNIETQFGGTFKSRAFVPGFGLEVKW; encoded by the coding sequence ATGTCCTTTAAGGGAAAAACATTCACTTTCCTGCTCAGTATGCTGGCAGGATGCAATGCAGTATTTGCCGGAGGTTTCCAGGTCAACCTGCAAGGTCAAAAAGCGACCGGTATGGGTCATACAGGCACCGGTTCAGCAAGGGATGCCTCAGCGCTGTTGTTCAATCCGGGCGCCCTGGCCTTCATGGATTCTGTGAATAGTATCATTTTTGGATCCAGTTTTATTATCCCGAAGATCGCCTACCGTGAACCCTGGCCCGGAGATTACACCGCGCAAAACGAATTGCATGTAGGAACCCCTTTCAGTCTCTATGCAGCTTTTAAATTAAAACCTCAGCATCATTTTATGCTCGGACTGGCCGTTTATACCCCCTTTGGGAGTCGTTCCGAATGGCCTTCTGACTGGAAGGGACAATTTCTGATTCGGGAAATCAATCTGAAAACGATATTCATCCAGCCCACCATTTCTTACCGGATTGACGATAAAATGGGAGTCGGGCTGGGAGTAATCTATGCTACCGGAGGATTTGGTTTGCGGAAGGGTGTTCCTGTGCAGGACAGTTCCGGCAATTACGGCGAAGGGACACTGGACGGAGCGGCCCGTGGTTTCGGAATGAACGTAGGCTTTTTTTACCGCCTCACTCCTTCCCTCACTGCCGGCATCAATCTCCGCTCAGCCGTAAAAGTGGAAGTAAAAAACGGTTCGGCCTCCTTCGAAGTGCCCTCTTCACTGGAAGAGTATTTTCCTGCTACCACTTTCCGGACCTCACTTACCCTTCCGCCGGTAGTTACAGCAGGATTTGGCTGGCGGGCGGATAGTGCCTGGAGCTTTGCCGCCGATATGAATTATGTGGCCTGGAGAACCTATGATTCACTTCGTATTGATTTTGAAGAAAACACAGATAAACTAAAGGATATCTCTTCTGCGAGGATGTATCATAACTCCTATATTTTCCGGGTAGGAGCTGAATGGAAGATAAAGAATGGTCATGCACTGCGTATGGGTGCTTATTACGATATGACACCCGTACCTGACGGTTACCTGACCCCTGAAACGCCAGACGCAGATAAAACAGGAATAACCTGCGGCGCAACGATCAAAATGGGACAAAAGGTAAATCTGGACCTTTCTTTCCTGTATATAGAAGGTCAGGAACGGACCGATACCAACATAGAGACACAATTCGGGGGAACATTCAAAAGCAGGGCATTCGTTCCGGGATTCGGACTGGAAGTGAAGTGGTAG